From the genome of Nicotiana tabacum cultivar K326 chromosome 17, ASM71507v2, whole genome shotgun sequence:
AACATCCATTGTTCTCATCAAAATTGCAGTAAAATAAAGTACTAGTATTACTAGAAACCATAACGACAACCTCTGGCTGAATCACTTCAATGGAATGAACCTTTTTTAGACTACTTCAATGGAATGAACCTTGAAGAGTGAGTAGCACCAATACCGGGCCTACCGTGCTTGACAGGCTTGTATGAGATTGAGAACTCAGCTAAATAGTGGCTAATCATTTCAGGCTTGACCTCAATTTGATTGAATGTTTTCCCATTGTAGATTCCAATAACGCTTCCAATCATCTCAGGTACAATAATCATGTTCCTCAAATGTGTTCTGACAACCTCTGGCTTCTCACCTGGTGGAGCCTCGCGTTTCTGCATGAACACGTTTAGATGTATCAATAAAAAGAAAACATGGTCCTAAATACCCAATTagtgccaaaacctatcaaatgctaCATCAAAATCCAAATGTTACAGCGAAGCCAAACTTGCCAACCATTAAACATTGAGTGCAAGCATTAAATCCTGTTTCTTTCTGTAGGAAGAGGTGGTTGCCTGAGGAAAGTGACTTCTGATGAATAGGAATTGAACATCAAAAGCCCTTCCCCCCTCCCCCAAAAACTATTGACAAGTAGAACTTCCGGATCTATTGCAAacaggaaaagaagaaaacacaAGGAATAAATCAAAAGTCAAGGTCATGATACCTAGTTCT
Proteins encoded in this window:
- the LOC107829071 gene encoding small ribosomal subunit protein uS19-like produces the protein MADVEGADVAAGQPKKRTFKKFSYRGVDLDALLDMSTDELVKLFPARPRRRFQRGLKRKPMALIKKLRKAKREAPPGEKPEVVRTHLRNMIIVPEMIGSVIGIYNGKTFNQIEVKPEMISHYLAEFSISYKPVKHGRPGIGATHSSRFIPLK